The following coding sequences lie in one Stenotrophomonas rhizophila genomic window:
- the recN gene encoding DNA repair protein RecN, protein MLKHLSIKDFAVVRATELEFGPGMTVVSGETGAGKSLMVDALGFLSGLRADSGVVRHGAARAELSAEFAPGEDAPARRWLRENELDDEDQCQLRRIIRADGGSRAWINGRPVTLTQLTELASTLVEIHGQHEQQALLARPSQLALLDAFARNDAERSQVRQAAARWQALVDEAEALSRQGDVSDRIGYLEHQLGELQREDLDPASIAQLGSSHRRQAHASALIAACDVAVARLNGDEDTSALQLLQQTRHELARVAEHDPRLGEVDALLDSAAIQLDEALALLDRVHDDLDADPEQFEDIERRLGRLHDLARKHRVPMETLGEHRDAMEAEVEQLRGADTRLQALAGQIERAAGQWQTVADTLSASRRKAATALSDTTTTLIGELGMGGGQFLIEIEPQAVAKPDPNGAERVEFLVAANAGQPPRALRKVASGGELSRISLAIEVAALGLDAVPTMVFDEVDSGIGGAVADIVGHKLRALGEKRQVLCVTHLPQVASKGHAHYRVSKAPVDGMTQSAVEKLDPKAREEELARMLGGVEVSKEARAAARKLLQV, encoded by the coding sequence ATGCTCAAACATCTATCGATCAAGGATTTTGCCGTCGTCCGTGCTACCGAACTCGAATTCGGGCCGGGCATGACCGTGGTGTCCGGCGAGACCGGCGCCGGCAAGTCGCTGATGGTCGACGCCCTCGGCTTCCTGTCCGGGCTGCGCGCCGACAGCGGCGTGGTCCGCCACGGTGCCGCCCGCGCGGAACTGTCGGCCGAATTCGCCCCCGGCGAGGACGCCCCGGCGCGGCGCTGGCTGCGCGAGAACGAACTGGACGACGAGGACCAGTGCCAGCTGCGCCGGATCATCCGCGCCGATGGCGGCTCCCGCGCCTGGATCAACGGGCGCCCGGTCACCCTCACCCAGCTGACCGAACTGGCCTCGACCCTGGTCGAAATCCACGGCCAGCACGAACAGCAGGCCTTGCTGGCGCGGCCCTCGCAGCTGGCCCTGCTGGACGCGTTCGCGCGCAACGACGCCGAGCGCAGCCAGGTCCGCCAGGCCGCCGCACGCTGGCAGGCGCTGGTGGACGAGGCCGAGGCCCTGTCGCGCCAGGGCGATGTCAGCGACCGCATCGGCTATCTGGAACACCAGCTGGGCGAGCTGCAGCGCGAAGACCTCGATCCGGCCTCGATTGCCCAGCTGGGCAGCAGCCATCGCCGCCAGGCCCACGCCAGCGCCCTGATCGCCGCCTGCGATGTCGCCGTGGCCCGCCTCAATGGCGACGAGGACACCTCGGCACTGCAGCTGCTGCAGCAGACCCGCCACGAACTGGCGCGCGTGGCCGAACACGACCCGCGCCTGGGCGAGGTGGACGCCCTGCTCGACAGCGCCGCCATCCAGCTGGACGAGGCCCTGGCGCTGCTGGACCGGGTGCATGACGACCTGGATGCCGACCCCGAGCAGTTCGAGGACATCGAACGCCGGCTGGGCCGCCTGCACGATCTGGCGCGCAAGCACCGGGTGCCGATGGAGACGCTGGGCGAACACCGCGACGCGATGGAAGCCGAGGTCGAGCAGCTGCGCGGCGCCGACACCCGCCTGCAGGCGCTGGCCGGCCAGATCGAGCGCGCCGCCGGCCAGTGGCAGACGGTGGCCGACACGCTCAGCGCCAGCCGGCGCAAGGCCGCCACGGCGCTGTCGGACACCACCACTACCCTGATCGGCGAGCTCGGCATGGGCGGTGGCCAGTTCCTGATCGAGATCGAACCGCAGGCCGTGGCCAAGCCCGACCCGAACGGCGCCGAGCGCGTGGAGTTCCTGGTGGCGGCCAACGCCGGGCAACCGCCGCGTGCGCTACGCAAGGTCGCCTCGGGCGGTGAACTGTCGCGTATTTCGCTGGCCATCGAGGTGGCGGCGCTGGGCCTGGACGCGGTGCCGACCATGGTCTTCGACGAAGTGGATTCGGGCATCGGCGGCGCCGTGGCCGACATCGTCGGGCACAAGCTGCGCGCCCTGGGCGAGAAGCGCCAGGTCCTGTGCGTCACCCATCTGCCGCAGGTGGCCTCCAAGGGCCACGCCCACTACCGGGTCAGCAAGGCGCCGGTGGACGGCATGACCCAGAGCGCGGTGGAAAAGCTGGACCCCAAGGCCCGCGAGGAAGAACTGGCGCGGATGCTGGGCGGGGTCGAAGTCAGCAAGGAGGCCCGCGCGGCCGCGCGCAAGCTGCTGCAGGTGTGA
- a CDS encoding AAA family ATPase, which yields MLIVFSGLPGTGKTTIAKGLAAKIGALYLRIDTIEQAIRNSGALAHDVGRSGYMVANALALSNLPLGRTVIVDGVNPVMESRTAWSEIASTAGVELVNIEVICSDKNEHQRRVETRPGDVPGLTPPSWQSVLDHEYEAWADAPFSIDTALMSPVQAVSIVTQHLIAGRG from the coding sequence GTGCTTATCGTATTCAGCGGCCTTCCTGGCACCGGAAAAACCACTATCGCCAAGGGGCTCGCCGCGAAGATTGGCGCTCTGTATCTGCGGATCGATACGATTGAGCAAGCGATTCGAAACTCCGGTGCGCTTGCGCACGATGTGGGGCGTAGTGGCTACATGGTTGCCAATGCGCTTGCGCTGAGCAATCTCCCTCTGGGACGGACAGTCATCGTTGATGGTGTGAATCCCGTAATGGAGAGCCGAACTGCCTGGAGCGAAATCGCCTCGACGGCTGGCGTTGAGCTGGTGAATATTGAAGTGATCTGCTCGGATAAAAATGAACATCAGCGGCGGGTGGAAACAAGGCCGGGTGATGTTCCGGGGCTGACACCCCCCTCTTGGCAATCGGTGTTGGATCACGAGTATGAAGCGTGGGCCGATGCACCGTTTTCAATAGACACGGCACTCATGTCACCGGTGCAAGCCGTTTCGATTGTCACCCAGCACCTGATTGCCGGTCGCGGGTGA
- a CDS encoding SGNH/GDSL hydrolase family protein: MNALTRFTAMTLLAASTSASAQPPATWVASWQASPQPVWDATFLFPTLIPAALEGQTFRQTARLSLGGDQLRVRLSNAYGTAPLQIGAASVAGADGQAPLPLTFDGRAGTQIAPGQARLSDPVLLPTRDRQAVQVSVYVPANTPLRTFHWDGRQTASIGAGDQTLAPQMDPASTTTARLFVTGIEVQAAAGARSVVVIGDSITDGATASLDRDQRWTDHLAERLAPHGVAVVNAGISGGRLLRDGMGESALERFQRDVLDQPGVASVIVLIGINDISWPGTAFARNQARPTLGELQAGYRALATRAHARGLRVLGATLPPFAGALPGTPLDDYYAADKDALRRQLNAWLRTDSPFDAVIDLDAALRDPADPSRMAAAYDSGDHLHPGDAGNRAMAEAVDLEPILMRP, from the coding sequence ATGAACGCCCTCACCCGCTTCACCGCCATGACCCTGCTCGCCGCATCGACCTCGGCGTCGGCCCAGCCGCCTGCCACCTGGGTGGCCAGCTGGCAGGCCAGCCCACAGCCGGTCTGGGATGCGACGTTCCTGTTTCCCACCCTGATCCCGGCCGCCCTGGAAGGGCAGACCTTCCGCCAGACCGCCCGCCTCAGTCTGGGCGGGGACCAGCTGCGGGTACGCCTGAGCAACGCGTATGGCACGGCGCCACTGCAGATCGGCGCGGCCAGCGTGGCCGGTGCTGACGGCCAGGCACCGCTTCCGCTGACCTTCGACGGGCGGGCCGGCACGCAGATCGCCCCGGGCCAGGCGCGCCTAAGCGACCCCGTGCTGCTGCCCACCCGCGACCGGCAGGCCGTGCAGGTCAGCGTCTACGTTCCCGCGAATACCCCGCTGCGCACGTTCCATTGGGACGGCCGGCAAACCGCATCGATCGGGGCCGGCGACCAGACTCTGGCGCCGCAAATGGATCCGGCATCCACCACCACCGCGCGCCTGTTCGTGACCGGTATCGAGGTGCAGGCCGCCGCCGGCGCCCGCAGCGTCGTGGTGATCGGCGACTCCATCACCGATGGCGCCACCGCCAGCCTGGACCGCGACCAGCGCTGGACCGACCACCTGGCCGAACGGCTGGCCCCGCATGGCGTGGCGGTGGTCAACGCGGGCATTTCCGGCGGACGCCTGCTGCGCGATGGCATGGGGGAATCGGCCCTCGAGCGCTTCCAGCGCGACGTGCTCGACCAGCCCGGCGTCGCCAGCGTGATCGTGCTGATCGGCATCAACGACATCAGCTGGCCCGGCACCGCGTTCGCCCGGAACCAGGCCCGGCCCACGCTGGGCGAACTGCAGGCAGGCTATCGCGCGTTGGCCACGCGCGCCCACGCACGGGGCCTGCGCGTCCTCGGTGCCACCCTGCCCCCGTTCGCCGGCGCCCTGCCCGGCACGCCGCTGGACGACTACTACGCCGCGGACAAGGACGCACTGCGCCGCCAGCTCAACGCGTGGCTGCGCACCGACAGCCCGTTCGACGCGGTGATCGACCTCGACGCGGCGCTGCGTGATCCGGCCGATCCCTCACGGATGGCGGCTGCTTACGACTCCGGCGACCACCTGCATCCGGGCGATGCGGGCAACCGGGCGATGGCCGAGGCGGTCGACCTGGAACCGATTCTGATGCGCCCGTGA
- a CDS encoding RnfH family protein: MIAVEVVLAWPDRVVSRQLQLPATATVGEAIAAAALEGSALCPAVAVHGVLARPTQLLREGDRVELLRPLLADPKDNRRRRARASS, encoded by the coding sequence GTGATTGCGGTGGAGGTGGTGCTGGCCTGGCCAGACCGGGTGGTGTCGCGGCAGCTGCAGTTGCCCGCCACAGCCACGGTTGGCGAGGCCATCGCGGCCGCTGCGCTGGAGGGCAGTGCGCTGTGCCCGGCGGTGGCCGTGCACGGGGTGCTGGCCCGCCCGACCCAGCTGCTCCGCGAGGGAGACCGGGTCGAGCTGTTGCGTCCGCTGCTGGCCGATCCCAAGGACAACCGCCGCCGGCGCGCCCGCGCCAGCAGCTGA
- a CDS encoding tetratricopeptide repeat protein, producing MRTLTPLLLFGALAATATAATAARPAAIPAMHACTADEADRRRIADDRMETPDDAASMRGTALQEPDGTFAADLVLAQAGDAPAQNRVGHAYATGSGVLRDPDEALRWYQRSAHQGLPAAQSGLAEAHLFGLGTPPDLPRAITLYRQAAAQGNAEAMRRLGDIHAIGGPINRYNRYPAGAQCIAVDLPEAARWYVKAAEAGDAFAQEQLAITYLAGLGVDPDPVQAERWLEAIGKERRAHAVFYLADQYLYGRGDVVPQDLAKGAHYTLIAAELGHPPGLAQLGALHEYGTGVEQDDVKAYAYALAAHDEGLPIDDRQFANQVAMFQARMTEAQQAEALQLFRSIRQLLHSEGTYL from the coding sequence ATGCGCACGTTGACCCCACTGCTGTTGTTCGGCGCGTTGGCCGCCACGGCGACCGCGGCGACGGCCGCCAGGCCCGCCGCCATCCCCGCGATGCACGCCTGCACGGCCGACGAAGCGGACCGCCGACGCATCGCGGACGACCGCATGGAAACCCCCGATGACGCCGCCAGCATGAGAGGCACGGCCCTGCAGGAACCCGACGGCACCTTCGCGGCGGATCTGGTGCTGGCCCAGGCCGGTGATGCGCCTGCCCAGAACCGGGTGGGCCACGCCTACGCCACGGGAAGCGGCGTCCTCCGAGATCCGGATGAAGCCCTGCGCTGGTACCAGCGTTCGGCGCACCAGGGGCTTCCCGCCGCCCAGTCCGGCCTGGCCGAGGCCCATCTGTTCGGACTGGGCACGCCGCCCGACCTGCCCCGCGCGATCACCCTGTACCGCCAGGCCGCGGCGCAGGGCAATGCGGAGGCGATGCGCCGGCTGGGTGACATCCACGCCATCGGCGGCCCCATCAACCGCTACAACCGCTACCCCGCCGGCGCCCAATGCATCGCGGTCGACCTTCCCGAAGCGGCGCGGTGGTACGTGAAGGCGGCCGAGGCGGGCGACGCGTTCGCCCAGGAACAGTTGGCCATCACCTACCTCGCCGGGCTCGGCGTCGACCCCGATCCGGTGCAGGCCGAACGCTGGCTGGAGGCGATCGGGAAGGAGCGCCGCGCCCATGCGGTGTTCTACCTGGCCGACCAGTACCTGTATGGCCGCGGCGACGTCGTGCCACAGGACCTGGCCAAGGGCGCGCATTACACGTTGATCGCCGCCGAACTGGGCCACCCGCCCGGTCTGGCCCAGCTCGGCGCGCTGCACGAGTACGGCACGGGCGTCGAGCAGGACGACGTGAAAGCCTACGCCTACGCGCTGGCGGCGCACGACGAGGGGCTTCCGATCGACGACCGCCAGTTCGCCAACCAGGTGGCCATGTTCCAGGCCCGCATGACCGAGGCCCAGCAGGCCGAAGCGCTACAGCTGTTCCGCAGCATCCGCCAACTGCTGCACAGCGAAGGGACCTACCTGTAA
- a CDS encoding GNAT family N-acetyltransferase, translating to MTAPAPPPRIEPATADDAAAVLAGLRAFNDAACGSALDDRPLHRVIRDAQGQPCAGLVADVYGGWLMVHALWVDAGQRGRRLGQALLVDAEQQAAAMGAHSAMLDTFSWQAEGFYLKQGYEIVGRLEDFPPGHHRSYLRKRLASG from the coding sequence GTGACCGCCCCTGCCCCGCCACCCCGTATCGAACCGGCCACGGCCGACGACGCGGCGGCGGTGTTGGCCGGGCTGCGCGCGTTCAACGACGCCGCCTGCGGCAGTGCACTGGATGACCGGCCCCTGCACCGGGTAATCCGCGACGCGCAGGGCCAGCCCTGTGCCGGTCTGGTGGCCGATGTCTACGGCGGCTGGCTGATGGTGCACGCCCTGTGGGTGGACGCCGGCCAGCGCGGCCGTCGGCTGGGGCAGGCCCTGCTCGTCGATGCCGAGCAGCAGGCGGCAGCGATGGGCGCCCATTCGGCCATGCTCGATACGTTTTCCTGGCAGGCTGAGGGCTTCTACCTCAAGCAGGGCTACGAGATCGTCGGGCGGCTCGAGGACTTCCCGCCCGGGCATCACCGAAGCTACCTGCGCAAGCGGCTGGCCAGCGGCTGA
- a CDS encoding CPCC family cysteine-rich protein encodes MLAVDRLSQLSTAELEDHLSADYLDETSGQPLPYGSVFDEAAQAFLLRHFVEVVLLGVSNEALETHLAACMGRPVAVVGNEPPLEACPCCGFLTLSQRGEYDICPVCIWEDDGKGAHDPSLYSAPNRASLRDFRVRVSERIDSRGRWYRRARMPEGRPD; translated from the coding sequence GTGTTGGCGGTGGATCGCCTGTCACAGCTGTCGACAGCCGAGCTGGAGGACCATCTGTCTGCGGACTATCTGGATGAGACGTCTGGCCAGCCCTTGCCCTACGGCAGTGTGTTCGACGAGGCGGCGCAGGCGTTCCTGCTGCGGCATTTCGTCGAGGTGGTCCTTCTGGGGGTCTCAAACGAGGCCCTTGAGACGCATTTGGCCGCCTGTATGGGGCGACCGGTGGCCGTGGTCGGCAATGAGCCGCCGCTGGAGGCCTGCCCCTGCTGCGGGTTCCTGACCCTCTCCCAGCGGGGTGAATATGACATCTGCCCTGTCTGCATCTGGGAGGACGATGGCAAAGGCGCGCACGACCCATCTCTGTACAGCGCCCCCAACCGCGCCTCGCTGCGGGACTTTCGGGTACGCGTCAGCGAGCGGATCGACAGTCGAGGCCGTTGGTACAGGCGGGCACGAATGCCAGAGGGACGACCGGATTGA
- the fur gene encoding ferric iron uptake transcriptional regulator: METHDLRKVGLKVTHPRMRILALLEQRNAQNHQHHMTAEDIYRQLLEHGDEIGLATVYRVLTQFEAAGLVLKHNFEGGQAVYELDRGGHHDHMVDVDSGKIIEFESHEIEELQRKIAADHGYELEEHSLVLYVRKKRK; encoded by the coding sequence ATGGAAACCCACGACCTGCGCAAAGTCGGCCTGAAGGTGACCCATCCACGGATGCGGATCCTGGCGTTGCTTGAGCAGCGCAATGCCCAGAATCATCAGCACCACATGACCGCCGAAGACATCTACCGCCAGCTCCTGGAGCACGGTGACGAGATCGGCCTGGCCACGGTGTACCGGGTGCTGACCCAGTTCGAGGCCGCCGGCCTGGTGCTGAAGCACAACTTCGAGGGCGGCCAGGCCGTCTACGAACTGGACCGCGGCGGCCACCACGACCATATGGTGGACGTGGACAGCGGCAAGATCATTGAATTTGAAAGCCACGAGATCGAGGAGCTGCAGCGCAAGATCGCGGCGGACCACGGTTACGAGCTGGAAGAGCACTCGCTGGTGCTGTACGTGCGCAAGAAGCGCAAGTAA
- the smpB gene encoding SsrA-binding protein SmpB: MSKNSGKDKAKSATANKTIALNKRARHEYHIEDRFEAGLALQGWEVKSIRAGRGNIVDAYAYVRDGEIFLIGAQITPLIQASTHVVANDRRERKLLLHRSEIDKLIGRVQRDGYTIVPTAMYWSKNKIKLEVALAKGKQTHDKRDAEKDRDWAREKSRTMRRHNRDA, encoded by the coding sequence ATGAGCAAGAACAGCGGCAAGGATAAAGCAAAGAGCGCGACGGCCAACAAAACCATCGCGCTCAACAAGCGTGCCCGCCACGAGTACCACATCGAAGATCGCTTCGAGGCCGGCCTGGCCCTGCAGGGCTGGGAGGTCAAGTCGATCCGCGCCGGGCGCGGCAACATCGTCGATGCATACGCCTACGTGCGTGATGGCGAGATCTTCCTGATCGGGGCGCAGATCACCCCGTTGATCCAGGCCTCCACCCACGTGGTGGCCAACGACCGCCGCGAGCGCAAGCTGCTCCTGCATCGCAGCGAGATCGACAAGCTGATCGGCCGGGTCCAGCGCGACGGGTACACGATCGTCCCGACGGCCATGTACTGGAGCAAGAACAAGATCAAGCTCGAGGTCGCCCTGGCCAAGGGCAAGCAGACCCACGACAAGCGCGACGCCGAAAAGGACCGCGACTGGGCCCGCGAGAAGTCGCGGACCATGCGCCGCCACAACCGCGACGCGTGA
- a CDS encoding DUF6713 family protein: MEKSYFATLLALIVHQIDAAYWHEWDLFHLPGGVQGYLLFNLLALPVLLLGYRHVVLGSPQARMYARICAALGIATFLIHAGFAAAGEGSFHLPLSIAIIAACLLAGLWLGWRSRRTATT, encoded by the coding sequence ATGGAAAAGAGTTACTTCGCCACATTGCTGGCACTGATCGTGCACCAGATCGACGCCGCCTACTGGCATGAGTGGGACCTGTTCCACCTGCCGGGCGGCGTGCAGGGCTACCTGCTGTTCAACCTGCTGGCCCTGCCGGTGCTGCTGCTCGGGTACCGGCACGTCGTGCTGGGCAGCCCGCAGGCGCGGATGTACGCGCGGATCTGCGCGGCACTCGGGATCGCCACCTTCCTCATCCACGCCGGCTTCGCCGCGGCCGGCGAAGGCAGCTTCCACCTTCCCCTGTCCATCGCGATCATCGCGGCCTGCCTGCTGGCCGGCCTGTGGCTCGGGTGGCGGAGCCGGCGCACCGCGACGACCTGA
- a CDS encoding GNAT family N-acetyltransferase, translating into MQFDISITDSPDAEALDLIANGLDGFNLDAAGYADRRALAVLVTDPETGKVLGGLTGRTSLGMLFIDLFYLPAELRGHGLGARILATAEDEARRRGCCSGVLYTISFQAPDFYVKHGWQVFGEVPCEPAGARRVFLSKDLSAA; encoded by the coding sequence ATGCAGTTCGATATCTCCATCACAGACTCGCCTGATGCAGAGGCGCTGGATCTGATCGCCAATGGATTGGATGGCTTCAATCTGGATGCGGCCGGTTACGCCGACCGGCGTGCGTTGGCGGTTCTGGTCACTGATCCCGAAACCGGCAAGGTGCTGGGCGGTCTGACTGGCCGGACATCATTGGGGATGTTGTTCATTGATCTGTTCTACCTTCCGGCAGAACTGCGTGGGCATGGCCTCGGCGCGCGCATTCTCGCGACCGCTGAGGACGAAGCCAGGCGGCGTGGGTGCTGCTCTGGTGTGCTGTACACCATCAGCTTCCAGGCGCCGGATTTCTATGTGAAGCACGGTTGGCAGGTGTTCGGCGAGGTACCGTGCGAACCGGCCGGAGCGCGTCGCGTGTTTCTCAGCAAAGACTTGTCAGCGGCCTGA
- a CDS encoding outer membrane protein assembly factor BamE has product MRNLLLVAAVALSTTGCGIIYKQPIYQGNLIREQAVGQLQVGQSKQQVNALLGTPSIPDPFHAQRWDYTASERVNRLGQTEVKNFTVYFENDQVTRWDGEYFPNQDAELAKSSVRQFGRNLAKDKKKQRGR; this is encoded by the coding sequence ATGCGCAATCTCCTGCTGGTCGCCGCCGTTGCCCTGTCCACCACGGGCTGCGGCATCATCTATAAGCAACCCATCTATCAGGGCAACCTGATCCGGGAGCAGGCCGTCGGTCAGCTGCAGGTGGGCCAGAGCAAGCAGCAGGTCAACGCTCTGCTCGGCACCCCCTCGATCCCGGACCCGTTCCACGCCCAGCGCTGGGACTACACCGCCAGCGAGCGGGTCAACCGCCTCGGCCAGACCGAAGTGAAGAACTTCACGGTCTACTTCGAGAATGACCAGGTCACCCGGTGGGACGGCGAGTACTTCCCCAACCAGGATGCCGAGCTTGCCAAGTCCAGCGTGCGCCAGTTCGGCCGCAACCTGGCCAAGGACAAGAAGAAGCAGCGCGGCCGCTGA
- a CDS encoding type II toxin-antitoxin system RatA family toxin, giving the protein MPTIRRSALVEHSAARMFDLVNDIDAYPRRFRWCSAAQILESGPDRLVARLDLGLGAFTTWFMTENTLQRPSSIDMQLRDGPFKRLHGRWEFHALAEDACKVSLTLEFEPTSRLLGPALALGFQGLADRMVNDFVSVADAQD; this is encoded by the coding sequence ATGCCAACTATCCGCCGTAGTGCCCTGGTCGAACATTCGGCTGCCCGCATGTTTGACCTGGTCAATGATATCGATGCCTATCCGCGCCGCTTCCGCTGGTGTTCGGCTGCGCAGATCCTGGAATCCGGACCGGACCGCCTGGTGGCGCGCCTGGACCTGGGGTTGGGCGCGTTCACGACCTGGTTCATGACCGAAAACACCCTGCAGCGCCCGAGCAGCATTGATATGCAGCTGCGCGACGGGCCGTTCAAGCGCCTGCACGGGCGCTGGGAATTCCATGCGCTGGCCGAGGATGCCTGCAAGGTCAGCCTGACCCTGGAGTTCGAACCCACCTCGCGCCTGCTGGGGCCGGCGCTGGCGCTGGGCTTCCAGGGATTGGCCGACCGCATGGTCAATGACTTCGTCAGCGTCGCCGATGCGCAGGACTGA
- a CDS encoding ADP-ribosylglycohydrolase family protein, with product MDLQNRYRGALLGLAAGDAVGTTLEFKPRGSFEPLTDMVGGGPFDLESGQWTDDTSMALCLAESLIRCDAFDPRDQMNRYANWYQHGYWSSTGTCFDIGVATRGAIHTYLVTGEPLAGNTDPDSAGNGSIMRLAPVVLRFAGLPELQAMAVLSSRTTHGAGECLDACRLLAVALERALAGCDKSKVLDLAAIEVSSQRLRDIAAGGYRSAQRGQVRGTGYVVDSLEAALWCFHQHDTFAGAVLEAANLGDDADTTAAVVGQLAGAFYGVAGIPAAWLARVHRGDEIAALADGLLQRNLAEA from the coding sequence ATGGACCTACAGAATCGATACCGAGGCGCTTTGCTCGGCTTGGCCGCAGGCGACGCCGTTGGCACCACGCTGGAGTTCAAGCCACGCGGCAGCTTCGAACCGCTGACCGACATGGTGGGCGGCGGGCCCTTCGATCTGGAGTCAGGACAGTGGACGGACGACACGTCCATGGCCTTGTGCCTGGCCGAGAGCCTGATCCGCTGCGACGCGTTCGATCCACGGGATCAGATGAACCGCTACGCCAATTGGTATCAGCATGGCTACTGGAGCTCGACGGGCACCTGCTTCGATATCGGCGTGGCAACACGCGGCGCGATCCACACCTACCTAGTGACCGGGGAGCCTCTGGCGGGCAACACCGACCCCGATAGCGCCGGTAATGGATCGATCATGCGCTTGGCGCCCGTGGTCCTTCGGTTTGCCGGGCTGCCGGAGCTGCAGGCCATGGCCGTGCTGAGTTCCCGCACAACGCACGGGGCGGGGGAGTGTCTGGACGCGTGTCGCCTGCTGGCCGTGGCGCTTGAACGCGCGCTGGCAGGGTGCGACAAGTCGAAGGTGTTGGACCTGGCCGCTATCGAGGTGTCCAGCCAGCGTCTGCGCGACATCGCCGCCGGCGGATACCGGAGCGCCCAGCGCGGCCAGGTACGTGGCACGGGCTACGTCGTGGACAGCCTGGAAGCCGCGTTGTGGTGCTTCCACCAGCACGACACCTTCGCCGGTGCGGTGCTGGAGGCGGCGAACCTCGGTGACGATGCGGATACCACTGCGGCGGTTGTCGGTCAGCTGGCGGGTGCCTTTTACGGCGTGGCCGGCATCCCAGCGGCTTGGCTCGCCCGCGTGCACCGGGGAGACGAGATCGCGGCATTGGCGGACGGCCTGCTGCAGCGCAATCTTGCCGAGGCATAG
- a CDS encoding LysR family transcriptional regulator has product MAGTDINRSGELEVFVRVIETGGFSAAARSLELSPSAVSKLVSRLEQRLGTRLLQRSTRQLQLTPEGCAFYERGLRVLADLDEAERCASAHAEPRGRLRVNANVPFGHHFLLPLLPGFLAAHPQVGVDVVLTDEVIDLLEQRTDVAVRAGPLKSSSLVARRLGATRMMIVAAPAYLARHGMPQSADALQAHNRLDIAHPRAQSGWPLVVDGERQVVQTGGSARASDGEALRRLVLGGVGLARLAAFQVQADVAAGRLLPVLERANPGDLEEVHAVFQGQGGYLPLRVRALLDYLMAHVDLAKPLG; this is encoded by the coding sequence ATGGCAGGCACCGACATCAACCGTTCGGGCGAACTGGAAGTGTTCGTTCGGGTCATCGAAACCGGCGGCTTTTCGGCCGCCGCGCGCTCGCTGGAGCTGAGTCCCTCGGCGGTCAGCAAGCTGGTGTCCCGGCTGGAACAGCGGTTGGGCACGCGGTTGCTGCAGCGCTCCACCCGGCAGCTGCAGTTGACCCCCGAGGGCTGTGCCTTCTACGAGCGCGGGCTGCGCGTGCTGGCCGACCTGGACGAGGCCGAGCGCTGCGCCAGTGCGCATGCCGAGCCGCGCGGGCGCCTGCGGGTCAATGCCAACGTGCCATTCGGGCACCACTTTCTGTTGCCGCTGTTACCCGGCTTCCTGGCCGCGCATCCGCAGGTGGGCGTGGACGTGGTGCTGACCGACGAGGTCATCGACCTGCTCGAGCAGCGCACCGATGTGGCGGTGCGGGCCGGGCCATTGAAGAGCTCCAGCCTGGTGGCGCGGCGGCTGGGCGCGACGCGGATGATGATCGTGGCGGCGCCCGCCTACCTGGCGCGGCATGGGATGCCGCAGAGCGCCGACGCCCTGCAGGCGCACAACCGGCTGGATATCGCCCACCCACGTGCGCAGTCCGGCTGGCCGCTGGTGGTCGACGGCGAGCGGCAGGTGGTGCAGACCGGCGGCAGTGCGCGTGCCAGCGATGGCGAGGCGTTGCGCCGGCTGGTGCTGGGGGGCGTGGGACTGGCGCGCCTGGCGGCGTTCCAGGTGCAGGCTGATGTTGCGGCGGGGCGCCTGCTGCCGGTGCTGGAGCGGGCCAATCCGGGCGATCTGGAAGAGGTGCACGCGGTGTTTCAGGGGCAGGGCGGGTACCTGCCGCTGCGGGTGCGTGCGCTGCTGGATTACCTGATGGCCCACGTGGACCTGGCCAAGCCGTTGGGGTGA